In one Pangasianodon hypophthalmus isolate fPanHyp1 chromosome 22, fPanHyp1.pri, whole genome shotgun sequence genomic region, the following are encoded:
- the ptpn23a gene encoding tyrosine-protein phosphatase non-receptor type 23 isoform X2: MEAVPRMPMIWLDLKEAGEFQFSSTVKQFILKNYGEDPDNYNEPLKKLEQLRQSAVNVTRDFEGCSTLRKYFGQLHYLQSRVPLGPGQEAAVPVSWTEIFSGKTVTHDDISYEQACILYNLGALHSMLGAMDNRVSEEGMKVSCTHFQCSAGAFTYLRDHFSHNYSVDMSHQILNLNINLMLGQAQECLLEKSMLDNRKSFLVARISAQVVDYYKEACRALENSDTASMLGKIQKDWKKLVQMKIYYFAAIAHLHMGKQAEEQQKYGERLAYLQSSLDKLNEAIKLAKGQPDSVQEALRFTMDVIGGKFNSAKKDNDFIYHEAVPSLETLPSVKGAPLVKALPVNPTDPSVTGPDIFSKLVPMAAHEASSLYSEEKAKLLRDIMAKIESKNETLEQFMDSLNLDPDSVDNMDMYNSIPSVLMEKCAALSVRPDTVKSLIQSMQVLSGVFTDVEASLREIRSVLDDDEAGDRKLEEVAGKQSVPAQPAAIAELRRDLEKYVEAHEKASFTNTELHRAMNLHISNLRLLGGPLDTLREALPRPQLSEDEVAGLQCMKRILGKVQEMKDQRSSLEKQLRELIQQDDITAALVTTERADMKRLFEEQLKKYEQVKVYIDQNLAAQENILKALTDANVQYATVRKSLAETEHKWNSTVQMLVASYEAYEDLMKKSQEGKEFYEDLDAKASRLLERAKTICKTRDEERQAILEKELQKKVPQRPTAPKPAQKKAPDMDSSGIEDPEIAKLNAAILALGGDLPEDLRSLPPELALPMIPEGFHPGAAALYLPPRFPPNLPPPELLAQISRFTTLPPTQRFNHNLPPGPLPQQHQVPQMPNPQVARLPSLPGYRPPSLQTQPAVLGPPAPIRTSTTTVDSVQTPIPSYTPAPGQPAMPAPTPGHPMPTPAVYNPPLPVASQPQYLQQPGVPVNQPPQGLQASQPQSQPRQPFPQVHGQGQPQPSPPQPFFQQQIPAPVTGPQLPQQTQPHYLHHMAQQRPHGPPNLQQRPFNIHTTPSALPQPQQVYPPVSFVPGCQPVNAIAPNQLPHHSMPPQMPPSSQPMPQVSMPHLPNVKQQMPPCSQPYMPTVSQQVHPIPPPQTPLSSQQVPPASHGQMPPTVQQIPPHSQPQMPPSSSQMSPPTHLQMPAASQPVLHPSCPPVSAVSQSLPHPSRPPVPSVSQPLPHPSHQQIHPPYQPAFPTTTPRVPVPVQPQLPPASLSAQFPVHTNALPSQPHGSLPSQLPPGPRPSVPPQMTQQPMTLPQHHLPPHSTPVGYPGGIPIVPHQSTVPQQPQALPQQVPSGAPASYPGPHAGIIPPGPIQHSGPVVTPGLQSLPQGMIPPSSAAPGATPSSVLSAPSPSPSPGPSSLSIVPQRPSPALTPVAGAAIPPTATTPLPSSGPLPSSNSLFQHQNSSTDDLLSSSPESQHGGSKDTANVLLPTKADPQDEQLRKKSEGVKIIQGDPYQAPERVSQLCAELERFRSTVQSLERPSGEGGLSELDARWKELQDQQEKDSRQLSIAIARCYTMKNRHQDVMPYDCNRVVLHSGKDDYINASFIEDLSPYCPRLIATQAPLTGTAADFWLMVYEQKVSLIVMLVSEQELEKQKVLRYFPSERGQQITQGSITLSLTTQKNTATHIERMIGLQYRDQSLKRTVIHLQFTSWPELGLPESKSNLIRFIQEVHGHYLLQRPLHTPVVVHCSSGVGRTGAFCLLYAALQELEAGNGIPDLSQLVRKMRQQRKNMLQEKLHLKFCYEAVLKHAEQVLQRRGIITTPSQKSTNSAAVKYSQPEAQDIVLGGDMPISSIQATVARLSIRPPSAESDQDPNQDPMLSVAAGLEPEFSLVQDLQATSPTDTVPASLSPPISSPASPGKMQSPSPPNHQGNGFEGSTPMPVSNNHAAPEAAPPAPSSLDLLASLTPEAFTLDSGCRGKQRISKQSFFQAQDGQGLQGPPNGDDPLSTLDPLWTLNKS, encoded by the exons ATGGAGGCGGTGCCGCGAATGCCGATGATTTGGCTGGATTTGAAGGAGGCTGGAGAGTTTCAGTTTAGCTCGACTGTTAAACAG TTCATACTGAAGAATTACGGCGAGGATCCAGACAACTACAACGAGCCGCTGAAGAAGCTGGAACAGTTACGAcag AGTGCGGTGAACGTGACGCGGGACTTCGAGGGCTGCAGTACACTACGCAAATACTTCGGGCAGCTGCACTACCTGCAGAGCCGCGTGCCGCTGGGTCCCGGGCAGGAAGCCGCTGTCCCGGTGTCCTG GACGGAGATCTTCTCGGGGAAGACAGTCACGCACGACGACATTAGCTACGAGCAAGCATGCATCTTGTATAATTTAG GAGCGCTGCATTCGATGCTGGGAGCGATGGATAACCGCGTCTCAGAGGAG GGGATGAAGGTCTCGTGCACACATTTCCAGTGCTCAGCTGGAGCCTTCACCTACCTGCGAGATCACTTCAGCCATAACTACAGCGTGGACATGAGTCACCAGATCCTTAACCTCAACATCAATCTCATGCtg GGTCAGGCGCAGGAGTGTTTGCTGGAGAAGTCTATGCTGGACAACAGAAAGAGTTTCCTTGTTGCGCGGATAAGTGCTCAG GTAGTGGACTATTATAAAGAGGCTTGCCGTGCCCTGGAGAACTCCGACACGGCCTCAATGCTCGGAAAAATCCAGAAAGACTGGAAGAAACTTGTGCAGATGAAGATTTACTATTTCGCTGCTATTGCTCAT CTGCATATGGGAAAGCAGGCTGAGGAGCAGCAGAAATATGGTGAAAGG CTTGCTTATCTTCAGAGTTCACTAGACAAACTGAACGAAGCGATAAAATTGGCTAAAGGCCAGCCGGACAGCGTTCAAGAAGCCTTGCGCTTCACCATGGACGTCATCGGGGGGAA atttaACTCTGCAAAGAAAGACAATGACTTCATTTACCACGAAGCTGTGCCATCTCTGGAGACGCTGCCTTCAGTTAAAG GTGCGCCGCTAGTCAAAGCCTTGCCTGTGAATCCAACAGACCCCAGTGTGACAGGACCAGATATTTTCTCCAAGCTGGTACCTATGGCTGCTCACGAGGCATCCTCTCTCTACAG TGAAGAAAAGGCCAAGCTGCTACGAGACATCATGGCAAAAATAGAGAGCAAGAACGAGACTTTAGA ACAATTCATGGACTCTCTGAATCTGGACCCAGACTCTGTGGACAACATGGACATGTACAACAGCATTCCCTCTGTACTCATGGAGAAGTGTGCGGCTCTGAGCGTGAGACCGGACACAGTAAAGAGTCTCATACAGTCCATGCAGG TATTATCGGGCGTGTTCACGGATGTGGAGGCCTCCCTGAGGGAGATTCGGTCAGTCTTAGACGACGATGAAGCAGGTGACCGGAAGCTGGAGGAGGTAGCAGGGAAGCAGAGTGTCCCAGCACAACCTGCCGCCATAGCTGAGCTCCGTAGGGACCTCGAGAAATACGTGGAGGCCCACGAGAAAGCAAGCTTCACCAACACAGAGCTTCACCGGGCCATGAATCTGCACATTAGCAACCTGCGACTGCTGGGTGGACCACTGGACACTCTGAGAGAGGCCCTGCCCAGACCACAGCTTTCTGAAG ATGAAGTAGCAGGCCTCCAGTGCATGAAAAGGATTCTGGGTAAAGTACAGGAGATGAAAGACCAACGCAGTTCTCTTGAGAAGCAGCTGAGGGAACTGATCCAGCAGGATGACATCACTGCTGCTTTAGTTACCACTGAGAGAGCTGATATGAAG AGGTTATTTGAGGAGCAGCTGAAGAAGTACGAACAGGTAAAGGTGTATATCGATCAAAATCTTGCTGCTCAAGAGAACATCCTTAAGGCACTGACAGATGCAAATGTCCAGTATGCAACAGTACGCAAGAGCCTGGCCGAGACGGAACATAA ATGGAACAGTACAGTGCAAATGCTTGTTGCTTCCTATGAAGCCTATGAAGACCTGATGAAGAAATCTCAGGAGGGAAAAGAGTTTTATGAAGACTTGGACGCTAAGGCTTCTCGCCTCTTAGAAAGGGCTAAGACCATCTGCAAGACCAGGGATGAAGAGAGACAAGCCATTCTGGAAAA AGAGCTCCAAAAGAAGGTTCCTCAAAGAcccacagccccaaagccagCCCAAAAGAAAGCCCCAGATATGGATTCCTCTGGCATAGAGGACCCTGAAATAGCCAAGTTGAATGCTGCCATTTTAGCCTTAGGTGGAGACTTACCAGAAGATCTTCGTAGTTTGCCTCCTGAGCTTGCCCTTCCCATGATACCAGAGGGTTTTCATCCAGGGGCAGCTGCTCTTTATTTACCACCCCGATTTCCTCCGAACCTACCACCTCCTGAACTTCTTGCGCAAATCTCCCGTTTTACAACACTTCCCCCCACCCAGCGCTTCAACCACAATCTGCCACCAGGCCCCCTGCCCCAGCAACATCAGGTTCCTCAGATGCCCAACCCTCAGGTCGCTCGGCTTCCTTCGCTGCCTGGGTATCGTCCTCCATCTTTACAAACCCAGCCAGCTGTATTGGGCCCACCAGCTCCCATTCGCACATCCACCACCACTGTGGACAGTGTGCAAACCCCTATTCCCAGCTACACTCCAGCACCAGGACAGCCAGCTATGCCTGCACCAACCCCTGGACACCCTATGCCCACTCCTGCTGTATATAATCCTCCCCTTCCAGTGGCTAGTCAGCCTCAGTATTTGCAGCAGCCTGGTGTTCCTGTTAACCAGCCACCTCAGGGACTACAAGCTTCTCAACCACAGTCACAGCCCCGTCAACCATTTCCCCAAGTTCACGGTCAGGGCCAACCACAGCCAAGCCCACCACAGCCATTTTTCCAGCAGCAGATACCTGCACCTGTAACTGGGCCTCAGCTCCCACAACAAACTCAGCCCCACTACCTACACCACATGGCGCAACAGAGACCACATGGACCACCTAATCTTCAGCAACGGCCATTTAATATTCACACTACACCATCTGCACTGCCCCAGCCCCAGCAGGTGTACCCTCCTGTTTCATTTGTTCCTGGTTGCCAACCTGTGAATGCCATTGCTCCAAATCAGCTGCCCCATCATTCCATGCCACCACAGATGCCCCCATCCTCCCAGCCAATGCCTCAAGTTTCTATGCCACATTTACCAAATGTAAAACAACAAATGCCCCCTTGTTCCCAGCCCTATATGCCCACAGTCAGTCAGCAAGTACATCCTATTCCCCCTCCACAAACGCCCCTTTCCTCACAGCAGGTACCACCCGCAAGCCATGGGCAAATGCCTCCCACTGTACAACAAATACCTCCACATTCTCAGCCACAAATGCCACCATCTTCCTCCCAAATGTCTCCACCCACTCACCTGCAAATGCCTGCAGCTTCCCAACCAGTCTTGCATCCCTCTTGTCCACCAGTATCAGCTGTCTCCCAGTCTTTACCCCACCCATCTCGTCCACCAGTGCCCAGTGTTTCACAACCATTACCACACCCCTCCCATCAACAAATTCATCCTCCCTACCAGCCAGCATTTCCAACAACCACACCAAGGGTTCCAGTCCCTGTCCAGCCTCAGTTACCTCCAGCCTCTCTGTCAGCACAGTTCCCAGTGCACACCAATGCTCTCCCTTCACAGCCCCATGGCAGTCTTCCCTCACAACTCCCTCCTGGACCTCGTCCTTCAGTGCCCCCACAGATGACCCAGCAACCTATGACCTTGCCTCAGCACCATCTCCCTCCTCACTCTACACCTGTGGGTTATCCTGGTGGTATTCCTATAGTTCCCCACCAGTCCACAGTTCCTCAGCAGCCCCAGGCTCTGCCTCAACAGGTACCATCAGGGGCGCCAGCGTCTTACCCTGGGCCACATGCTGGGATCATTCCTCCTGGACCAATCCAGCATTCCGGACCAGTAGTTACACCTGGACTCCAGTCACTCCCTCAGGGTATGATCCCACCATCTTCAGCTGCACCCGGTGCTACACCAAGTAGTGTCCTGTCTGCCCCATCTCCTTCTCCATCACCAGGGCCTTCCTCACTAAGTATCGTGCCTCAGAGGCCCTCTCCTGCTCTCACACCAGTTGCAGGTGCAGCGATACCACCGACTGCAACAACACCCCTGCCCTCATCTGGCCCCTTGCCATCGTCCAACTCACTGTTTCAGCACCAGAATTCCAGTACAGATGATCTTCTCTCTTCAAGCCCTGAGAGCCAACATGGTGGTAGCAAAGACACTGCCAATGTCTTATTACCCACCAAGGCCGATCCTCAAGATGAACAGCTTCGCAAGAAATCAGAGGGAGTGAAGATTATTCAAGGTGATCCATACCAGGCTCCAGAGAGGGTCTCACAGCTTTGTGCAGAACTCGAAAGGTTTCGGTCAACTGTCCAGTCTTTGGAGCGTCCGTCAGGAGAGGGAGGTTTATCAGAACTTGATGCTCGATGGAAGGAGCTGCAAGATCAGCAAGAGAAGGATTCTCGTCAGCTCTCTATCGCCATAGCCCGATGCTACACCATGAAAAACCGCCACCAGGATGTCATGCCTTACGACTGTAATCGAGTTGTTCTGCACTCTGGCAAAGATGACTATATCAATGCCAGCTTTATAGAGGATCTTTCACCATATTGTCCCCGTCTTATTGCAACACAGGCTCCCCTTACTGGAACTGCTGCTGATTTCTGGCTCATGGTCTACGAGCAGAAAGTGTCTCTAATTGTAATGCTGGTGTCTGAGCAAGAACTTGAAAAG CAAAAAGTCTTGCGCTACTTTCCATCTGAAAGAGGACAGCAGATTACTCAAGGCTCCATCACGCTCAGCCTGACTACCCAGAAAAACACCGCCACTCACATAGAGCGCATGATTGGACTGCAGTATCGAGATCAGAGTCTGAAGCGCACCGTCATCCACCTACAGTTCACTTCGTGGCCTGAACT CGGCTTGCCAGAGAGTAAAAGTAACCTCATTCGCTTCATTCAGGAAGTTCACGGACATTACCTTCTCCAGCGCCCTTTACACACACCTGTCGTGGTGCACTGCAG CTCTGGTGTTGGCCGAACCGGAGCCTTCTGCCTGTTGTATGCTGCACTACAAGAGCTGGAGGCTGGGAATGGTATACCTGACCTATCCCAGCTGGTTAGGAAGATGAGACAACAGAGGAAGAACATGCTACAGGAGAAG TTACACTTAAAATTCTGCTATGAGGCAGTCCTGAAACATGCAGAGCAGGTGCTTCAGCGTCGTGGCATCATTACCACCCCAAGCCAAAAGTCCACAAACAGCGCAGCAGTTAAG TACTCACAGCCAGAGGCTCAGGATATCGTTCTTGGAGGTGATATGCCCATTAGCTCCATCCAGGCTACGGTTGCTAGGCTAAGCATCCGCCCACCCAGTGCTGAGTCTGACCAGGACCCAAATCAGGACCCAATGCTTTCTGTTGCTGCAGGACTAGAACCGGAGTTTTCACTAGTCCAAGACCTCCAGGCTACTTCTCCCACTGACACAGTTCCTGCCTCACTGAGTCCCCCAATTTCCTCCCCTGCTTCTCCAGGTAAGATGCAGTCCCCTTCACCTCCTAACCACCAGGGTAACGGGTTCGAGGGATCCACACCCATGCCAGTCTCCAACAACCATGCTGCACCTGAAGCAGCTCCCCCAGCACCGTCATCCCTGGACCTTTTGGCTTCGCTAACACCTGAAGCTTTTACACTCGACAGTGGTTGCCGTGGCAAACAGCGAATCAGCAAGCAAAGTTTCTTCCAGGCGCAGGATGGCCAGGGTCTGCAGGGTCCTCCGAATGGAGATGACCCACTCAGCACCCTGGATCCCCTCTGGACTCTCAACAAGTCCTGA